In Mycetocola zhujimingii, one DNA window encodes the following:
- a CDS encoding Rv2578c family radical SAM protein, which yields MRWDGQQLGTEEPSALPGLAKLNNLVRSVQTPEFAGVTFHEVLAKSALNKIPRQSQMPFGWTINPYRGCSHACVYCFARPTHSYLDFNAGDDFDNQVVVKINVADVLSKEVAKPNWGKYPVALGTNTDPYQRAEGKYALMPGIITALANSGTPLSILTKGTLLRRDLPLLADVAQTVPVDLAMSIAIYDDELQKSIEPGTPSAKARLATVTAVRNAGLDCSVFLMPILPYLTDTKAHLDEALRQVKAAGGTSVLFTSLYLKPGVKPWFMHWLQRQHPELVPKYTALYARGQYAPKEYRTWLAARISPLIRAHGLERGREDPATGGIRSKALGMLRNDAGERPAFSSDDGSTGARILPSTEQPMLF from the coding sequence ATGAGGTGGGACGGTCAGCAGCTCGGCACCGAGGAGCCCTCGGCGCTTCCGGGCCTCGCGAAGCTCAACAACCTCGTGCGCAGCGTCCAGACGCCGGAGTTCGCCGGGGTGACCTTTCACGAGGTGCTCGCGAAGTCGGCGCTCAACAAGATCCCGCGGCAGTCGCAGATGCCGTTCGGCTGGACCATCAATCCTTACCGTGGCTGCAGTCATGCGTGCGTTTATTGCTTCGCCCGCCCCACCCACAGCTACCTCGACTTCAACGCCGGCGACGACTTCGACAACCAGGTCGTCGTGAAGATCAACGTCGCCGACGTGCTCTCGAAAGAGGTCGCGAAGCCGAACTGGGGCAAGTACCCGGTCGCACTCGGGACAAATACCGACCCGTACCAGCGCGCAGAGGGCAAGTACGCGCTCATGCCCGGCATCATCACGGCGCTGGCGAACTCCGGCACACCGCTGTCGATCCTCACCAAGGGCACGCTGCTCCGCCGCGACCTCCCGCTGCTTGCGGATGTCGCCCAGACCGTTCCCGTTGACCTCGCGATGTCGATTGCGATCTATGACGACGAACTGCAGAAGTCGATCGAGCCGGGCACGCCGTCGGCGAAGGCCCGCCTCGCCACGGTGACCGCCGTGCGCAACGCCGGGCTCGACTGCAGCGTCTTCCTGATGCCGATCCTGCCGTACCTCACCGACACAAAGGCGCACCTCGACGAGGCGCTGCGACAGGTGAAGGCGGCGGGAGGAACCAGCGTGCTCTTCACCTCGCTCTACCTCAAACCGGGAGTGAAACCGTGGTTCATGCACTGGCTCCAGCGGCAGCATCCTGAACTCGTCCCGAAGTACACAGCCCTCTACGCCCGCGGCCAGTACGCGCCGAAGGAGTATCGCACCTGGCTGGCCGCACGCATTTCGCCGCTGATCCGTGCCCACGGGCTCGAACGCGGGCGCGAAGATCCGGCGACGGGCGGCATCCGTTCGAAAGCGCTCGGGATGCTGCGCAACGACGCGGGCGAGCGGCCAGCGTTCTCGAGTGATGACGGCTCGACCGGTGCGCGCATCCTGCCGTCGACCGAGCAGCCGATGCTGTTCTAG
- a CDS encoding energy-coupling factor transporter transmembrane component T family protein — protein MTAALDPYSVRRGVTARHFLHRLNPLAKIAGPLPFMLYLLFVRDIATPLVFILLALLLITVGAKLSARLVVALWLGLPAVVAVLSVSFGLWTDAARVDDTLLLFQLGEYRFYLGAWLIGLATALRLGALLSLALIAGLTMTGPDLVRALVQHLRVPYRIGYTALAAYRFVPRFRLELEQIRRAHRVRGVSGGRGPLAGIRRGLGYIVPLLVGAIRHAERVALAMDARAFGAHESRTERYLVPFRARDWVFVVLFWAVGAALIVAAAALL, from the coding sequence GTGACGGCGGCGCTCGACCCGTACTCCGTGCGACGCGGAGTGACGGCCCGACATTTCCTGCACAGGCTCAACCCGCTCGCGAAGATCGCCGGGCCGCTGCCGTTCATGCTCTACCTCCTGTTCGTGCGCGACATTGCGACTCCGCTTGTGTTCATCCTGCTTGCGCTTCTGCTCATCACCGTCGGGGCGAAACTCAGTGCCAGGCTCGTGGTTGCGCTCTGGCTCGGCCTGCCCGCTGTCGTTGCCGTGCTGTCGGTGAGCTTCGGGCTGTGGACGGATGCCGCGCGCGTCGACGACACGCTGCTCCTGTTCCAGCTCGGCGAGTACCGGTTCTATCTCGGGGCCTGGCTGATCGGACTGGCCACGGCACTCCGTCTCGGGGCGCTGCTCTCGCTCGCGCTGATCGCGGGCCTCACGATGACGGGGCCCGACCTGGTTCGGGCGCTGGTGCAGCACCTGCGCGTGCCCTATCGCATCGGGTATACGGCACTCGCCGCCTATCGGTTCGTGCCCCGGTTCCGGCTGGAACTCGAGCAGATTCGCCGGGCGCACCGCGTTCGGGGCGTGTCAGGCGGCAGGGGCCCGCTCGCCGGCATCCGTCGCGGTCTCGGCTACATCGTGCCGCTGCTCGTCGGGGCGATTCGGCACGCTGAGCGAGTCGCACTCGCGATGGACGCACGGGCGTTCGGCGCGCATGAGTCGCGCACGGAGCGGTATCTCGTCCCGTTCCGCGCCCGCGATTGGGTGTTCGTCGTGCTGTTCTGGGCGGTTGGCGCGGCGCTCATCGTGGCGGCGGCGGCCCTGCTCTAG
- a CDS encoding DEAD/DEAH box helicase: MPKNNKPAGGRAARNFDPSYARKSGGPAGTTAGSRSPGHRGYRAAESDAPKKARWNADERAQRRHADEPRDQRAPRDDRNDGGQPQRGERPAYNRGENRTERPAYGRDDRAPRSDRSERPSYGRDDRAPRSNGERPAYNRGENRTERPAYNRGENRTERPSYGRDDRAPRSSGERPAYNRGENRTERPSYNRGENRTERPAYNRDDRAPRGDRAERPSYNDRAPRSNGERPAYNRGENRTERPAYNRDDRAPRGDRAERPSYNDRAPRSNGERPAYNRGENRTERPSYNRDDRAPRSDRSERPAYNNDRPFTRGERIERPSTRRISAGRDDRAPRRDNNFDRPRDAGADKNFYPNRDAKGNFTPEDDVVLERLEAQATLAVDVEGISFTDLGLGGNIVAALAELGAPSPFPIQAATIPDVIAGKDVLGRGRTGSGKTIAFGAPLVEKLMENGGGKKRAMGRKPRALILAPTRELALQIDRTVQPIARSVGLFTTQIYGGVPQGRQVGALQRGVDIIVGTPGRIEDLIEQGRLDLSEVTITVLDEADHMCDLGFLEPVQRILRRTANGGQKLLFSATLDKGVASLVKEFLPSPAVHEVAGEDQASATIDHRVLVVEHRDKDRIIEELANRNEKTLIFSRTRAYAERLADQLEDAGIRAVSLHGDLNQARRTRNLAQLTSGRVNVLVATDVAARGIHVDDITLVIQADAPDEYKTYLHRSGRTGRAGKVGTVVTIIPKARQRRMTDLLGRAEIEADYVQARPGDEIIEELAGRMTNAKLTA, from the coding sequence AGAACAATAAACCCGCTGGCGGCCGCGCCGCCCGCAACTTCGACCCGAGCTACGCCCGCAAGAGCGGCGGCCCGGCAGGAACCACAGCTGGCAGCAGGAGCCCGGGACACCGCGGATACCGCGCGGCAGAATCCGACGCACCGAAGAAGGCCCGCTGGAACGCAGACGAGCGCGCCCAGCGCCGTCACGCCGACGAGCCCCGCGACCAGCGCGCACCCCGCGACGACCGCAACGACGGTGGCCAGCCGCAGCGCGGCGAGCGTCCTGCGTACAACCGTGGTGAGAACCGCACCGAGCGCCCGGCATACGGCCGCGACGACCGTGCGCCCCGCAGTGACCGCAGCGAGCGTCCCTCGTACGGCCGCGACGACCGCGCCCCGCGCAGCAATGGCGAGCGTCCTGCTTACAACCGTGGTGAGAACCGGACCGAGCGTCCCGCGTACAACCGTGGTGAGAACCGGACCGAGCGTCCCTCGTACGGCCGCGACGACCGCGCGCCTCGCAGCAGCGGTGAGCGTCCCGCGTATAACCGTGGTGAGAACCGGACCGAGCGTCCCTCGTATAACCGCGGTGAGAACCGCACCGAGCGTCCCGCGTACAACCGTGACGACCGTGCACCTCGCGGTGACCGCGCCGAGCGTCCGTCGTACAACGACCGCGCCCCGCGCAGCAACGGCGAGCGTCCCGCGTACAACCGTGGCGAGAACCGCACCGAGCGTCCCGCGTACAACCGTGACGACCGTGCACCTCGCGGTGACCGCGCCGAGCGGCCGTCGTACAACGACCGCGCCCCGCGCAGCAACGGTGAGCGTCCCGCGTATAACCGTGGCGAGAACCGCACTGAGCGTCCGTCGTACAACCGCGACGACCGCGCTCCCCGTAGCGACCGCTCTGAGCGCCCCGCATACAACAACGACCGCCCGTTCACGCGTGGCGAGCGCATCGAGCGTCCGTCGACGCGTCGCATTTCTGCGGGCCGCGACGACCGCGCACCCCGCCGCGACAACAACTTCGACCGTCCCCGCGACGCCGGAGCAGACAAGAACTTCTACCCGAACCGCGACGCCAAGGGAAACTTCACTCCCGAAGACGACGTCGTGCTCGAGCGCCTCGAGGCACAGGCAACACTGGCTGTCGACGTCGAGGGCATTTCGTTCACCGACCTCGGCCTCGGTGGCAACATCGTCGCCGCTCTCGCTGAGCTCGGCGCACCGAGCCCGTTCCCGATCCAGGCAGCAACCATCCCCGACGTCATCGCCGGCAAGGATGTCCTCGGCCGCGGTCGCACCGGATCAGGCAAGACCATTGCCTTCGGCGCACCGCTCGTCGAGAAGCTCATGGAAAACGGCGGAGGCAAGAAGCGTGCCATGGGTCGCAAGCCCCGCGCGCTGATCCTCGCACCGACCCGTGAACTCGCGCTGCAGATCGACCGCACAGTGCAGCCGATCGCCCGCAGCGTCGGCCTCTTCACCACGCAGATCTACGGCGGAGTGCCGCAGGGTCGCCAGGTTGGCGCTCTCCAGCGCGGAGTCGACATCATCGTCGGCACCCCCGGCCGGATCGAAGACCTCATCGAGCAGGGCCGTCTCGACCTCTCCGAAGTGACCATCACGGTCCTCGACGAGGCCGACCACATGTGCGACCTCGGCTTCCTCGAGCCTGTGCAGCGCATCCTGCGCCGCACGGCAAACGGTGGCCAGAAGCTGCTCTTCTCGGCAACCCTCGACAAGGGTGTTGCTTCGCTCGTCAAGGAATTCCTGCCGTCCCCCGCCGTGCACGAGGTTGCCGGCGAAGACCAGGCCTCAGCGACGATCGACCACCGCGTTCTCGTGGTCGAGCACCGCGACAAGGACCGCATCATCGAGGAACTCGCGAACCGCAACGAGAAGACACTCATCTTCTCGCGCACCCGTGCGTACGCCGAGCGCCTCGCTGACCAGCTGGAGGATGCAGGCATCCGTGCCGTATCGCTCCACGGTGACCTCAACCAGGCCCGTCGCACACGCAACCTCGCGCAGCTCACCTCAGGGCGAGTGAACGTGCTCGTTGCGACCGACGTCGCCGCTCGTGGCATCCACGTCGACGACATCACCCTCGTCATCCAGGCTGACGCGCCCGACGAGTACAAGACGTACCTCCACCGTTCGGGCCGTACGGGCCGCGCGGGCAAGGTCGGTACCGTCGTCACGATCATCCCGAAGGCGCGCCAGCGTCGCATGACCGACCTGCTCGGTCGCGCCGAGATCGAGGCTGATTACGTTCAGGCTCGCCCCGGTGACGAGATCATCGAGGAACTCGCCGGTCGCATGACCAATGCGAAGCTCACCGCCTAA
- a CDS encoding ABC transporter ATP-binding protein, whose protein sequence is MPDHTAALRLEDVRIRYDGSADDTPNGVSFDVRTGDVVLILGPSGCGKSTLALSLNGLVPHAVAATLSGSVFVNGIRTADATVSRLSQDVAMVFQDPDSQLVTGTVFDEVCFGPENLLLPVDDVLERAERALRAVGLWERRLDNPDLLSGGGKQRLAIACALAMDTGVLVLDEPTANLDPTGISDVYAVLRDIAAAGTHAVVLIEHNLDAAIDLVDRVIVLDGTGKIAFQGDPRTVLAGAAEQVAALGVWLPVATLAALRLRSAGVVLDPLPLTPDELTTALNGIRSLPPLAERRPEPTVVPSDAAVSVRGLTVTRGRTPIIRDVSLEIGRGDFVTVIGANGAGKTTLVQALAGVVPPPKGRVRVGDLDPATSDARMLADHVGFVFQNPEHQFIENTVFDELAHGLRVRGRSDDGPSVDEIEARVTAMLERFGLAKHRDMHPFLLSGGQKRRLSVGTALITGAPVLVLDEPTFGQDRQRANELLTLLRDLHRSGTTVITVTHDLQLVAEYASHVAVMHDGQLLAFGAAGDILGDGELLSRAGLILPPLARAMRGVTRHPSWMSLTRVADLPGSPT, encoded by the coding sequence ATGCCGGATCACACTGCCGCGCTGCGGCTGGAGGATGTGCGGATCCGCTATGACGGGAGCGCCGACGACACCCCGAACGGTGTGAGCTTCGACGTTCGCACGGGTGACGTCGTCCTCATCCTCGGCCCATCGGGGTGCGGCAAGTCGACACTCGCCCTGTCACTCAACGGGCTCGTCCCGCACGCTGTTGCCGCGACGCTGTCAGGATCCGTCTTCGTCAACGGCATCCGAACGGCGGATGCCACGGTGTCGCGGTTGTCGCAGGATGTCGCGATGGTCTTCCAGGACCCCGATTCGCAGCTCGTCACCGGCACGGTGTTCGACGAGGTCTGCTTTGGCCCGGAAAACCTCCTTCTCCCCGTGGACGACGTGCTCGAGCGAGCCGAACGCGCCCTCCGTGCCGTTGGACTCTGGGAGAGGCGGCTGGACAACCCCGACCTGTTGTCGGGCGGTGGCAAGCAGCGACTCGCCATTGCCTGCGCCCTCGCCATGGACACCGGGGTGCTCGTGCTCGACGAGCCGACCGCCAACCTCGACCCGACCGGTATCAGCGATGTCTACGCGGTCCTTCGCGATATCGCGGCGGCGGGGACGCACGCGGTTGTCCTGATCGAGCACAACCTCGACGCGGCCATCGACCTCGTCGACCGGGTCATCGTCCTCGACGGCACCGGGAAAATCGCCTTCCAGGGCGACCCGAGAACAGTGCTCGCCGGGGCCGCGGAGCAGGTCGCGGCGCTCGGAGTCTGGCTGCCCGTCGCCACCCTCGCCGCGCTGCGGTTGAGGAGCGCCGGAGTGGTACTCGATCCGCTCCCCCTCACCCCGGACGAACTGACGACCGCGCTCAATGGCATCCGTTCTCTTCCCCCGCTCGCGGAACGCAGGCCCGAGCCGACCGTCGTCCCGAGCGATGCGGCCGTGAGCGTTCGGGGTCTGACCGTGACCCGCGGCCGCACCCCGATCATCCGTGACGTGTCACTCGAGATCGGCCGGGGCGATTTCGTCACGGTGATCGGTGCCAACGGAGCGGGCAAGACCACGCTCGTTCAGGCTCTTGCCGGTGTCGTTCCGCCGCCGAAGGGCCGGGTTCGCGTCGGCGATCTTGACCCTGCGACGAGTGACGCGCGGATGCTGGCGGACCACGTCGGTTTCGTCTTCCAGAACCCCGAGCACCAGTTCATCGAGAACACGGTGTTCGACGAACTCGCACACGGGCTGCGGGTGCGCGGGCGCTCTGACGACGGGCCGAGCGTGGATGAGATCGAGGCGCGCGTCACAGCGATGCTCGAGCGCTTCGGCCTGGCGAAGCACCGCGACATGCATCCGTTCCTTCTCTCCGGTGGACAGAAGCGCCGGCTTTCGGTGGGGACAGCACTCATCACCGGCGCCCCGGTGCTCGTCCTCGACGAGCCGACGTTCGGCCAGGATCGCCAGCGAGCGAACGAACTGCTCACCCTGCTTCGGGACCTGCACCGCTCGGGAACAACGGTGATCACCGTGACCCACGACCTCCAGCTCGTCGCCGAATACGCGAGCCACGTTGCTGTGATGCATGACGGACAACTCCTGGCGTTCGGTGCCGCCGGGGATATTCTCGGCGACGGCGAACTTCTCTCAAGGGCCGGGCTCATTCTGCCCCCACTTGCGCGGGCGATGCGGGGCGTGACGCGGCATCCGTCGTGGATGTCGCTGACCCGCGTCGCTGACCTGCCGGGGAGCCCCACGTGA